In Actinomycetota bacterium, the genomic stretch GGTATATACATCACACACGTACGGAGCGGACATGTCAGAAGAACGAGTGGGATATGGGACGAAGCCGGCGCAGTTCCGGCTTCCGATCGAGATGCACGAGTTTCTTGCCCGCGAGTCGACTGCCCGCGGGGTGACCAAGACCGAGATCGTGCTGGAGGCCATCGCCGATCTTGAACGGAAGCGCTTCGAGGAGAATCTCGCGGAGGGCTATGTTGACATGCAGGCGCACGATGCGGCGGAAGCAGTCGCCTGGGACGGCACTCGTGCTGACGGGCTGGAGCCCGACGGATGGTAAGGACTCCACTTCGAGGCGAGGTCTACTGGGTGAGGCTCGATCCGGTTGAGGGCAGCGAGCAAGGCGGCCGTCGTCCGGTTCTGATCGTGCAGAATGATATCGGCAACCGGCTCGCGCCGACCACGATCGTTGCACCGCTGACCCGACGCGCTCCGCGAAGACCCTATCCCTTCCTGGCGCACGTGACGGGCATACCGGGCGCCGAGGAAT encodes the following:
- a CDS encoding type II toxin-antitoxin system PemK/MazF family toxin; the protein is MVRTPLRGEVYWVRLDPVEGSEQGGRRPVLIVQNDIGNRLAPTTIVAPLTRRAPRRPYPFLAHVTGIPGAEESWIHCGQVRTIDKTRLSGEPMAALDRDAMARVEAAVRASLGMY